A portion of the Lolium rigidum isolate FL_2022 chromosome 1, APGP_CSIRO_Lrig_0.1, whole genome shotgun sequence genome contains these proteins:
- the LOC124649824 gene encoding uncharacterized protein LOC124649824 — protein MDSSGGEMEAVRGEKRMEERNKRLVVREERRKANAEKKKEKAEKEEMAARVRKLYAKTVEAIRLKGRGESKEPWEQFRDHWMEEWGKGGHFGKFEDNTAIPPMRLTFSDFGSGYAMDTLQFFSVKVARIDDNLRWPLDVYGFVAVRDILDRKRNMIFCRDRDNCQTINEQDPYLVLTGPTRAVAVSGDPSYFEVKLKVKGTVESEDKDFSLFASTYVSHSIKRVFTSKLSTLEMSCQELFYSVEATISVEVIDGSWPDGFHGEFSASTDSLPDMKVNLLKCGDDKLPIDDDGKIQLTRKVVSVELEGFLRVSIMAHGVNGKRLKSREAVFAPKRSGTSSNSKIRVGSCRMEVTISWSLLAFGP, from the exons ATGGATTCAtcgggcggcgagatggaggcggTGAGGGGTGAGAAGCGGATGGAGGAGAGGAACAAACGTTTGGTGGTGAGGGAGGAGCGGCGGAAGGCaaatgcggagaagaagaaggagaaggcggAGAAGGAGGAGATGGCGGCAAGGGTAAGGAAATTGTATGCAAAAACTGTAGAAGCGATCCGGCTCAAGGGAAGGGGGGAATCCAAGGAACCCTGGGAGCAGTTTCGTGATCACTGGATGGAAGAATGGGGCAAAGGTGGCCATTTTGGCAAATTCGAGGACAACA CTGCTATCCCACCCATGCGTCTCACCTTCTCTGACTTTGGCTCTGGCTACGCCATGGACACGCTGCAGTTCTTTTCGGTCAAAGTTGCAAGAATCGACGATAATCTACGGTGGCCACTCGATGTGTATGGGTTCGTTGCGGTGCGTGATATCTTGGATCGGAAACGCAACATGATTTTCTGCCGCGACAGAGACAACTGCCAAACTATCAACGAGCAG GACCCTTATCTAGTACTCACAGGTCCTACCCGTGCTGTTGCTGTGTCGGGTGATCCTTCTTACTTTGAGGTTAAGTTGAAAGTAAAGGGCACTGTTGAATCTGAGGATAAAGACTTTAGCCTTTTTGCTTCAACATACGTATCTCATTCCATCAAAAGAGTCTTCACTAGCAAGCTTAGCACACTAGAGATGTCATGTCAGGAGCTTTTCTACTCTGTAGAGGCCACAATCAGTGTAGAAGTTATTGATGGGTCATGGCCAGATGGCTTTCATGGTGAATTTAGTGCCAGCACAGATAGTCTGCCTGATATGAAAGTCAATTTGCTGAAGTGTGGGGATGACAAATTGCCTATTGATGATGATGGCAAGATCCAGCTCACACGTAAGGttgtctctgttgaacttgagggATTTCTGAGGGTTTCTATCATGGCACACGGTGTTAATGGGAAACGACTTAAGAGTCGCGAAGCAGTTTTTGCACCTAAGCGTTCTGGTACAAGCTCCAATTCTAAGATTAGAGTTGGCTCATGTCGCATGGAAGTCACTATCAGCTGGTCTCTTCTCGCTTTTGGGCCCTAA